In the Arthrobacter sp. 31Y genome, one interval contains:
- a CDS encoding carbohydrate ABC transporter permease: MTQSPTLSRRSSSSASPQPRKSRRRGADARAGYTFLLPWLLGFIALTVGPMISSLYLSFTNYNLFEAPKWIGLDNYTTLFQDERFLQSVGVTLNYVIFGTPLKLAAALAIAMLLNSKRKGQGFYRSAFYAPSLIGASVSIAIVWKAMFGDSGPVDQGLSFFGINLGGWVGNPSMTMPMMILLTVWQFGAPMVIFLAGLKQIPADLYEAASMDGAGPVRKFLNITWPMLSPVIFFNLLMETIHAFQIFASAYIISNGEGGPAGSTLFYTLYLYLRGFSDFRMGYASAMAWLLVVVVGIITLIFFKTSKSWVHYSGDSK, translated from the coding sequence GTGACTCAAAGCCCAACCCTGAGCAGGCGCTCGTCGTCGTCCGCTTCCCCGCAGCCGCGTAAATCGCGGCGGCGGGGAGCGGATGCCCGCGCCGGCTACACGTTCCTGTTGCCCTGGCTGCTGGGATTCATCGCCCTGACTGTGGGCCCGATGATTTCCTCGCTGTACCTCTCCTTCACCAACTACAACCTCTTCGAAGCTCCCAAATGGATCGGCTTGGACAACTACACCACCCTTTTCCAGGATGAGCGTTTCCTGCAGTCGGTGGGAGTGACCCTGAACTACGTCATCTTCGGTACTCCGCTGAAACTTGCCGCAGCTTTGGCCATTGCCATGTTGCTCAACAGCAAGCGCAAGGGCCAAGGTTTCTACCGTTCGGCCTTCTACGCACCGTCATTGATTGGTGCTTCCGTGTCCATCGCCATCGTCTGGAAGGCGATGTTCGGTGACTCGGGCCCCGTGGACCAGGGCCTGTCCTTCTTCGGAATCAACCTTGGTGGCTGGGTGGGTAACCCATCCATGACCATGCCCATGATGATCCTGCTGACCGTCTGGCAGTTCGGCGCCCCCATGGTGATCTTCCTGGCCGGCCTCAAGCAGATCCCCGCGGACCTCTATGAGGCCGCGTCGATGGACGGCGCCGGCCCGGTGCGCAAGTTCCTGAACATCACCTGGCCCATGCTTTCCCCGGTGATCTTCTTCAACCTGCTGATGGAAACCATCCACGCGTTCCAGATCTTCGCTTCGGCCTACATCATCTCCAACGGTGAAGGCGGCCCTGCCGGATCCACCCTCTTCTACACCCTCTACCTGTACTTGCGCGGTTTCAGCGACTTCCGGATGGGCTACGCCTCGGCCATGGCCTGGCTCCTGGTAGTCGTGGTCGGCATCATCACGCTGATCTTCTTCAAGACTTCCAAGTCCTGGGTCCACTACAGCGGTGATTCGAAATGA
- a CDS encoding ABC transporter substrate-binding protein, protein MIDRRKFLGTVALGTASAAFLAACGQSSTAGQAGSAENPVTINYTWWGNDDRAERTRKAIALFESKNPDIKVNGNFTDFAGYWQKRATEAAGGGLPDVMQWDLSYLRDYGQRNQLLDLSTVKINTDAFDKSLLPSGQIRGKTYGIPTSTNAFAVYYDPAKLQSLGVAEPDGQWTYKEFNAFMSEVGQKGNGALYGGTDYTGVWWMFNIWLRQNNIQAFTDDGKLGFTKDDLKKWWNTTAELRGTPALVPEERVTQLAPKSAMGSNVTASEVTWDNFMAGYLGDSGAKEMKLVPVPSDDPDNLGLFLKPSMLMVASAKTKYKDAAARFIDFMVNDPEVGQIFKTSRGVPASKTQRDGTTFEGTDKLVVDYEKSIEKYLKDAPEPPIVGFGTLEASFKRVSSELNYGKLTLDGAADAWFKEAEDLIKQNA, encoded by the coding sequence ATGATTGATAGAAGGAAATTCCTGGGTACGGTGGCTTTGGGCACTGCGTCGGCCGCGTTCCTGGCCGCTTGTGGTCAGTCCTCGACCGCAGGGCAGGCGGGCTCCGCGGAGAACCCCGTCACCATCAACTACACCTGGTGGGGCAACGATGACCGGGCAGAACGTACCCGCAAGGCGATTGCCCTGTTCGAGTCCAAAAACCCGGACATCAAGGTCAACGGCAACTTCACCGACTTCGCCGGGTACTGGCAGAAGCGCGCCACCGAAGCCGCAGGCGGCGGGTTGCCGGACGTTATGCAGTGGGACCTTTCCTACCTTCGTGACTACGGCCAGCGGAACCAACTCCTTGACCTCAGCACGGTGAAAATTAACACCGACGCCTTCGACAAGTCGCTCCTCCCCTCGGGGCAGATCCGCGGCAAGACCTACGGCATTCCCACCAGCACCAACGCCTTCGCGGTGTACTACGATCCCGCCAAGCTCCAGAGCCTGGGCGTTGCCGAGCCTGATGGCCAGTGGACCTACAAAGAGTTCAACGCCTTCATGTCGGAGGTTGGACAGAAGGGCAACGGAGCCTTGTACGGCGGCACCGACTACACCGGTGTGTGGTGGATGTTCAACATTTGGCTGCGCCAGAACAATATCCAGGCCTTCACCGATGACGGCAAGCTTGGCTTCACCAAGGACGATCTCAAGAAGTGGTGGAACACCACCGCTGAGCTTCGCGGCACCCCTGCGCTCGTTCCTGAAGAGCGGGTCACCCAGCTCGCCCCCAAGTCCGCCATGGGATCCAACGTCACTGCAAGCGAAGTCACCTGGGATAACTTCATGGCCGGCTACCTTGGAGACAGCGGCGCCAAGGAAATGAAACTGGTGCCGGTTCCCTCCGACGATCCGGACAATCTGGGTCTCTTCCTCAAGCCCTCCATGCTCATGGTGGCCAGCGCCAAGACCAAGTACAAGGACGCTGCTGCCCGCTTCATCGACTTCATGGTCAACGATCCCGAGGTGGGCCAGATCTTCAAGACCTCCCGCGGTGTCCCGGCGTCGAAGACCCAGCGCGACGGCACCACCTTCGAAGGTACTGACAAGCTCGTGGTGGATTACGAGAAGTCCATCGAGAAGTACCTCAAGGACGCCCCCGAGCCCCCCATCGTCGGTTTCGGCACGCTTGAAGCCTCCTTCAAGCGGGTAAGTTCCGAACTCAATTACGGCAAGTTGACCCTGGACGGCGCAGCAGATGCATGGTTCAAGGAAGCCGAAGACCTCATCAAGCAGAACGCCTGA
- a CDS encoding beta-galactosidase produces the protein MTSPENPNRPSVWTGIDGLAYGGDYNPEQWPEAIRLEDIELMKEAGVNFLSVGIFSWGLLEPTEGNYDFGWLDDVMDNLDGAGIKVALATATASPPAWLARKYPEILPVTAEGVRLERGSRRHYTPSSSVYRRYATAMTRVIAERYKNHPALALWHVDNELGCHVGEFHGEEDAAAFRAWLERRYGSIEALNEAWGTAFWSQHYASFAEIIPPGAAPTTLNPGQQLDFARFNSWAFIDYYRELLAVIREVTPNVPATTNFMVSSATKALDYFDWSKDMDVIANDHYLVAADPERDIELAFSADLTRGVAGGEPWILMEHSTSAVNWQPHNQPKMPGEMLRNSLTQVARGADAVMFFQWRQSKAGSEKFHSAMVPHGGRDTQVWRNVVDLGDALSRLEPIKGSRVESRVAIVFDYEAWWASELDSHPNNSLKYLDTMRAFHRSLYLRGITADFVHPSSNLSGYDLILVCTLYAVTDAAAASITAAAAAGATVLISYFSGIVDEKDHVRLGGYPGAFRELLGIRSEEFHPLFPGTSVTLSDGTVFEPGTLGSVWSEHVHATGDSTEVLATFTDYPLGDVPALTRRSVGSGSAWYLATLPDADGIDALTARLVDEAGVTAVTEATSGVELVRRRAADGRSFLFAINHSRADVTVKADGGELLSGARFTGVVPAGAVAVIAED, from the coding sequence TTGACCTCCCCCGAAAATCCGAACCGTCCATCCGTCTGGACCGGCATCGACGGTCTCGCCTACGGCGGCGACTACAACCCTGAGCAATGGCCGGAAGCCATCCGGCTAGAAGACATCGAGCTCATGAAGGAAGCCGGAGTCAACTTTCTTAGCGTCGGCATCTTCTCCTGGGGACTCCTGGAACCCACCGAAGGGAACTACGATTTCGGCTGGTTGGACGATGTGATGGACAACTTGGACGGGGCCGGAATCAAGGTGGCTCTGGCAACCGCAACTGCCTCTCCCCCGGCCTGGCTGGCCCGCAAATATCCCGAGATCCTGCCCGTCACTGCGGAAGGAGTCCGGCTGGAACGGGGTTCGCGACGCCACTACACGCCGTCGTCGTCCGTGTACCGCAGGTACGCCACCGCCATGACCCGCGTGATCGCCGAACGCTATAAAAACCACCCGGCCCTGGCTCTCTGGCACGTGGACAACGAACTTGGCTGCCACGTTGGTGAGTTCCACGGCGAGGAGGACGCCGCCGCTTTCCGGGCATGGCTGGAACGGCGATACGGTTCCATCGAGGCCCTCAACGAGGCCTGGGGAACGGCGTTTTGGTCGCAGCACTACGCTTCCTTCGCGGAAATCATTCCGCCGGGCGCCGCGCCCACCACGCTGAACCCCGGGCAGCAGCTGGACTTTGCGCGCTTCAATTCCTGGGCATTCATTGACTATTACCGCGAACTGCTGGCCGTGATCCGCGAAGTCACCCCCAACGTCCCGGCAACCACCAACTTCATGGTTTCAAGCGCCACCAAGGCCCTGGACTACTTCGATTGGTCCAAGGACATGGACGTGATCGCCAACGATCACTACCTAGTGGCGGCGGACCCGGAACGGGACATCGAGCTCGCGTTCAGCGCGGACCTGACCCGCGGCGTTGCAGGCGGTGAGCCGTGGATCCTCATGGAACACTCGACGTCGGCAGTCAACTGGCAGCCGCACAACCAACCCAAAATGCCCGGCGAAATGCTCCGGAACTCACTGACGCAGGTGGCCCGCGGTGCCGACGCCGTCATGTTCTTCCAGTGGCGGCAGAGCAAGGCCGGCTCCGAGAAGTTCCACTCCGCCATGGTTCCCCACGGTGGTCGCGATACACAGGTGTGGCGCAACGTGGTGGACCTCGGCGACGCGCTGTCCAGACTGGAACCCATCAAGGGCTCCAGGGTGGAATCCCGCGTTGCCATCGTGTTCGATTACGAGGCCTGGTGGGCTTCGGAACTGGATTCCCACCCGAACAACTCGTTGAAATACCTCGATACGATGCGGGCTTTCCACCGCTCGCTGTATCTACGCGGCATCACCGCGGACTTCGTGCACCCATCCTCGAATCTCTCCGGATATGACCTCATCCTGGTGTGTACTTTGTACGCCGTCACGGACGCAGCGGCTGCCTCGATTACTGCCGCAGCGGCGGCCGGTGCCACGGTGCTCATCAGTTACTTCAGTGGCATTGTTGACGAAAAGGATCACGTCCGCCTGGGCGGCTACCCGGGCGCATTCCGCGAACTGCTGGGCATTCGGAGCGAGGAATTCCACCCGCTCTTCCCAGGCACGTCGGTCACATTGAGCGACGGAACAGTATTTGAACCCGGAACACTGGGATCCGTATGGAGCGAGCACGTGCACGCTACCGGGGATTCCACGGAGGTCCTGGCAACCTTCACGGACTACCCGCTGGGCGACGTCCCGGCCCTGACCCGGCGCAGCGTCGGCAGCGGTTCGGCCTGGTACCTCGCCACACTTCCGGACGCCGACGGCATCGATGCACTGACCGCCCGGCTCGTGGACGAAGCAGGGGTGACGGCCGTAACCGAGGCAACTTCCGGCGTCGAACTTGTCCGGCGGCGAGCCGCTGACGGCCGCAGCTTCCTGTTCGCCATCAACCACAGCCGGGCAGACGTTACGGTGAAGGCCGACGGCGGTGAACTGCTCAGCGGCGCACGCTTCACTGGCGTTGTACCCGCCGGAGCCGTGGCCGTCATCGCGGAAGACTGA